In Planococcus versutus, the DNA window TTTTTTCAGTGCGTGTCCGATTTTCTACCATTTGGAGAAGTTTAACCGCACCGTTGCTCCATTCGTTTACTTGCGCTACATTTTCTCGGTCGTGGTCTACTCTCGATGCGATGTTCTTTGTAATTGCATGAACCGATGCATTCAAGTCAACAACTGAATTTTTTGTACCTTTTGCCGCATCAACAAACAACGTAATTTTTTCTGATTTCATTTGAATATCTTCTTTTAGTTCGTTTGCATGATGTGACAAACTAGTTGTCTCTAATTGAAGTTTGCCCATACGGTCTTTTAAATTATTAGCGGAACCTTTGATTTCTTTCATGGGTTCTTTCATTCCAACGATTAAAAGCACAACGCCAACGATTGCGATAATCAACCCCAGTATGATGATGCCAAGTGCTATGTACAACCATGTTGAAGTGTCCATTTTTTTGCCTCCTTAGTTTCATTGATCTCTTGCATAGGGTATACCCGTTAGTCTTCTATCATTAACATACTATTTACTAGAGAACAAAACTTTGTGCGGTTTCAATGGTAAACAGCTCCCATAATCTAAATGAGTATGGTAGAATTTTATCATATATGTATAAATTATCTGACATTTTTTAGAAGAATGCGAGAAAGAGCAGGTGTGAACATGGACGTCGGAATAGATGCAGGTGGTACTTTAATCAAAGTGGCATATACTCAAAAAGGAAAAGTCCATTTTGAAAAATACCCAATTGCGGAAATAGAGCAAGTTGCTCACTGGGTAAATAAATTAGATGACTGCCAAGTTTGTGTGACAGGAGGCAAATCAGGCGTTTTGATTTCTTTGCTTGATCGACCAGCGCAAGAAATGATGGAATTTGAAGCGACGCACTTAGGTGTACAAGTTCTTCTTGAGGAAAGTGGAGACTTAGAAGATGCTTATCTCATCACAAATGTGGGAACAGGAACTTCTATCCACTGCATTCAAGACAATGCGCAAGAACGATTAGGCGGCACCGGTGTTGGTGGTGGCACGTTAATTGGTTTGAGTCATTTGCTGACAGGCGTTACGCACTACGACGAAATTATCGCATTGGCAAGTCAAGGTTCACGTGACCGAATAGATTTGAAGGTTAAGCATATTTATGAAGGCAAAGAACCACCTATACCAGGTGAGTTAACTGCTAGTAACTTTGGGCAAAATTTTCTAGCGATTTCAGATGAGTTAACAACAGAAGAATTGTTGGCGACCGTTATTGGATTAGTAGGTGAAACAGTCAGTACAGTCAGTGTGCAAGCAGCTCGTCAGTGCAGAAGTTCGACTATTGTTTATATTGGCTCTTCGTTTATCGACAATCCGTTATTAAAAGAAGTGGTAACCAGTTATACAATTTTGCGTGGCTCTGTTCCTGTATTTCCGAAAAATGGAGAATATTCAGGAGCAGTAGGTGCGATGTCTGCTATAACTAAAAAGACGAAATAGTCGTGTCGTTAAAGATGTTTTGCCTGACCAATAAAACGGTCAGGCAAAACATCTTTTTACTTCCACTTTACAAGTGGTTTGTTGTCAATTTCAGTAGTAAGATTCCACTCCCAGCAAAAATTAGTGAAGCTACATAAAAAATGCTAGCAATTGTTAGACAATCGACAAGATAACCAGTAGCAATTACTGCAACTGCTGCGGCAACTGAAGTCCAAATATGATAATGGCCAATTTGTGTTCCAGCAATTTCTTTTGTGACGTAACGCGCCAAAATTGTTTTTTCTGAGTTTTTTTGAACAGCGCCAAGTATTCCCATAAGCACTTGCAAAATGTAAATATGCCACACTTAATGAGCCACCTATAGTAAAGATATTTTGTGATTGACTGACTTTTAAAGACAAGCCGTGTGGATTGATGGCTGTTTGTACATCAGCCCAAGTGGCACCGCTTTGTACAGTAACTGTTTTTGCTTGTAGATCTACTTTGTTAATCTTATTGTAAGGCTTCATATCTATCATAATACCGTTCGGATAAACTGTTTGACCGCCTTGGCTATGTTGCATACCGGCAATCGAGAGAACGTCTCCATTTTTCTTTGCATCGTAGACGATTTTCTAAAGTGCATCATCTGTCATACCGGAGGTAACGGTTTTGATTTCTACAGGGAGAAGTCGCTGATGCAGTTCAGTGTCTGGTCCGTTTACTTGTGTAGCATAAAGGTAAATAGATAAACCGAAAATACATACGTAGACAAGAGCTATCCAAGCCGTTTTCATCGCACTTCACCTCGTTCTTTATTAGACTGAATTTATTCCAACTAGTTCCTTTTATGAGCAATCGATCAACTAAAAAGAGATGCCACGGTATGCGACATCTCTCTTTCAATAGAAGTTATTCATTGATAATCGTTAATTTCTTCCGAATATCAGTGCGTTCTTTTTTTTCTGGGATGTGAGCAGGATAGCCAATCATCATAGTAGCAACAATTTTCTCTCCCGGCTTTACGCCTATTGCTTCACGGAAAACAGGATTAGAAATCCAGTCGTTAGAACGCCAAATCATCCCTATTCCACGTTCCCAAGCAGCCAGCTGGAAGTTTTGCAACATGGAAGAAATAGCGCCATAGTCTTCATCCCATCTTCTTTGCCTTGGATCTTCGGGCATAACAACGACCAAGTGAAGTGGAATGCTACGGAAATAATCTGCTTTATTAAGTACTTTAGTAGGGATTTCGCCATCAGATGTCTTCATAGCATGGAGAAAAGCTTGTACAAATTTTTCTTTTCCAGCTTCTGTATAGAGCAAAAACCGCCAAGGTTCATTAACTTTATGATTAGGTGCCCATTTAGCAATATTCAGAAGTTCGATAATTTCTTCGGTACGGACTGCATCAACCTTGAATTTCTTGATTGAGCGTCTCTCTATGATATTCTTGTCAATAAGATTCATTATTAAACGACTCTCCTTTTCGCTTGGAAATATGGATACTACTGTCTATCCTAACATGACGAAATTAGAAAGCGTATCAAAACAGACAAAAAGAACAATGTAGCGTATCAAAAAAATTGTTAGAATAAAAGCATAAGCAAGGAGTGGATCAAATTGAAAAAAATTGTGGTCATTGGTGGCGGCATCACAGGTCTTTCCACTATGTATTACTTACAAAAGCTAAGTGATCAAGAAAATTTGGGACTCGAGTTAGTATTAATTGAACGTTCGCAGCAGCTAGGTGGGAAGATCAAGACCGTAAAAGATGAAGAATTTATTATGGAAGTGGGAGCTGACTCGATTGTCGCTCGCCATGCAAGTGTAATGCCGTTTATCCAAGACCTAGGCCTAGAAAATCGAATGGTCTATAATGGTACAGGGATTTCTTATTTATATGCGAATAATGTATTACATGCAATACCAAAAGACACTGTTTTTGGTATTCCGATGAGCAAAGAATCATTAGTAAGTTCAACACTCGTTTCTGAAGAAGGAAAGCAAGCGGCATTACAAGATTTGACTAGCAATAACGAAAATTATACGCGAGACAGTTCTATCGGTGAGTTTCTCGAAGCTTTTTTAGGAAAAGAATTAGTTGAAAAACAAATTGCGCCTGTTTTATCTGGCGTTTATTCAGGCAATCTCCATGAACTAACATTGTCATCAACATTGCCTTATTTGGTAGACTATAAAAATAAGTATGGCAGTATCATAAAAGGATTTGAAGCAAACAAGGAATTTTTCCAAGGTGCTGCAAACAAAAAATTCATTTCGTTTGATGGTGGCATGGAAGTACTGATTGATCAATTGGAAAATAAGTTAGATCGTGCTCGAATTATAAAAGGTGTCGAAGCTAAGTCTGTGAATAAACAGCAAGACAGCTACCGCATAGAACTAGAGGGGAGAGAAGTGCTTGAAGCTGATTATGTGATTATGGCAACTCCTCATCAAGTAGCACAAGAGCTGTTGAATCTACCGGAGCTGGATACCGAATTTAATCAGTTTTTAACTTCTTCACTGATTAGTGTTTATCTGGGTTACGACATCCCTGATGAACAGCTCCCTGAAGACGGTACCGGATTTATCGTTTCGCAACAAAGTGATTTGCTTTGTAATGCGTGCACGTGGACAAGTCGAAAGTGGAAACATACTTCAAAAAAACAAAAATTATTGGTTCGATTATTTTATAAGAGCTCACACCCGTTTTATGGCCAGCTGAAAGATTTATCCCAACAAGAACTAGTGAAAATAGCAAGGGCGGACGTTTGTAAGAGTTTGGGAATTGAAGAAGCTCCGTTAACGGTCGAAGTAACAGACTGGAAAAACTTGATGCCTAATTATCACATGGGTCATAAAAACGCAATTACAGAATTGGAACTAAAAATGGACGAATCACTCTCTAGAGTTAAGTTGGCAGGATCGTCTTATTTTGGTGTAGGAATCGGAGCCTGCATCCAAAATGGCGCTGACTTGGCTCGAATTATAGTCAATAACTTAGCTGAAAGAAATGAAGAGTAAAAAGAAATCCGTTTGGGTTTCTTTTTTTATAGAAAAAAGCCTTTTATCCTGAAAGGATAAAAGGCTAATTGAGAAAAAGGTGATTGTGTTATCAAGCAATTATTTTGTTTCCGTAAGATCTGGAACTGAAAGACCAAGACCTTCTGCAACACGTGTACCGAATTCAGGATCTGCTTTGTACAAATGACTGATTTGAAGAAGTTTGATTTCTTCTTTATCAACACCACTTAATCCACCGACGAAAGTTGCAACAAGACGTTCCTGCTCTTCTGCACTTTGCAAGCGGTAAAGATCACCTGGTTGTGTGTAATGATCTTCTTTAAAGTGAGGCACTGAATCAGTTACGCCAGTTACTTCGAGTGGAGCCGGTTTAGCCGCTGTTGTTTCCGTCGGGCCACCGTAGCTATTTGGTTCGTAATAAACCGAACCGCCACCATTGTTGCCAAAGTTCATTTGGCCATCACGTTGGTAGTTATTTACTTGGTTTTTTGCTGCGTTAATCGGTAACATTTGGTGGTTAGCGCCTACGCGATAACGGTGAGCATCATGGTATGCGAACAAACGACCTTGAAGCATTTTGTCTGGTGATACGTCGATACCAGGAACCAAGGTACCTGGAGAGAATGTAGCTTGCTCAACTTCAGCAAAGTAATTCTCGGGGTTACGATTAAGCATCATGCGTCCAACTTCCATCAGTGGATAGTCTTTGTGAGACCATGTTTTTGTTACATCAAATGGATCGAAGCGATACGTGTTCGCATCTTCTAAAGGCATAATTTGAACGTACATTGTCCAAGATGGAAAGTCGCCTTCTTCAATTGAATTAAACAGATCTTCTGTATGGTAATCAGGGTTTTCGCCAGCAATTTTATCTGCTACTTCTTGAGTGATATTTTTAATGCCTTGATCTGTTAACATATGGTATTTTACCCACACAGATTCGCCTTCAGCGTTTGTCCATTTGAAAGTATGGCTTCCGAATCCGTGCATGTGACGCCATGTAGCAGGGATTCCACGGTCACCCATCAAATACGTAACTTGGTGCAATGATTCTGGCGACAATGACCAGAAGTCCCACACTGCGTTAGGGTTTTTCAAATGTGTACGCGGATCACGCTTTTGTGTGTGAATAAAGTCAGGGAATTTAAGCGCATCTTGGATAAAGAAGATAGGTGTGTTGTTGCCTACTAAATCGTAGTTTCCTTCTTCAGTATAAAATTTTAAAGAAAAACCGCGTGGGTCGCGAAGTGTATCCGCAGATCCAAGCTCGCCAGCCACTGTAGAAAAACGTGCGAACATATCAGTTTTTTTGCCGACTTCTGATAAGAAAGCAGCTTTTGTGTATTTAGAAACATCTTGAGTGACTTCGAAATAACCGTGAGCACCGCCACCTTTGGCATGTACAACACGTTCAGGAATACGTTCTCTGTTAAAATGAGCAAGCTTTTCAAGAAGATGGACATCTTGTAAAAGAACAGGGCCACGTTGTCCGGCCGTTTGGGAGTTTTGGTTGTCGCCAACTGGTGAGCCCCAGCTAGTTGTTAAACCTGTTTTGTTTGTACTCATAAATCGAACACCTCGTTTTTTTTATTTTGAATCAAACATTCCATATTCAATTATACCACTTTTTATATTAAAATCAATCCTAATTGATAATGATTATAATTAATTGAAAATTCTATCGTTAAGTAATTTATATAAAACCAAAAAACAGCCGCGACGATTTGATCGTCATAGCTGTTTTTTATACTTAAGAGTTAACCTTAACGCATTGCATTCAAACGTTGATACCCATCAAAATGTTTGCTCCAGTAGCTATCGTTCAAGCTAGTAATTTGAACACGGTCACCACCGGCGTGAATAAAGCTATTGTTTCCAATAAAAATGCCCATGTGTGAGATGCCTGCACGATATGTGTTTTTAAAGAATACTAAGTCGCCAATTTGGGGAGAACTGACAGGTGAAGAAATTGCATCAAAGCCTGTCGTATTGGTTCTAGGTACATTAATGCCAACTTTATTGTAAACATAATAAATGTATCCACTGCAGTCAAAGCCTCCAGGTGCCGCTCCTCCCCATACATATGGAGTACCTAGCACAGACTTGGCTACATCGACAAGTAGAGTCAAGTTTCCAGAAGTAGAAGGTACAGAAACAATTGGATTTGAAACAGTAATCACAGTTTCTGATAAAGATTTAACATCAACTTTTAGTACTTGACCAACGCGAATCGTAGTCGTTTTCAAGTTGTTAGCACTCATTAACTTTGTCACGGTTGTATTATGCTTTTTAGCAATCTTACTTAAGGTATCTCCGCCAACTACACGATAAGTTGTCGTAGTTGAAGCTACTGGAGTTGTTGCTGGCGCAGAAACTTGAGGCTTGCCATTGACGACTAGCTTTTGACCAGGGTAAATGTTTGTGCCTGATAACCGATTTAATTGCTGCACCGAACTGACACTAGTATTATGCACTCGTGCAATTTTAGATAAAGTATCACCAGCTTTTACTGTGTATGTATTCGTACTAGTAGAACTTATAGGGGCTTTTGCTGTTGTTGTTTTTTGTGGAACGGCAACTGTCGCTGAAGTAGCAGCGACTTTAATTGTCTGGTTTGGATAAATTGAATTTGATGCTAGTTTATTCCATGTAAGTAATTGATCTACTGAAACTTTATTGCTTGAAGCAATTTCCCATAAAGTATCTCCCGGTTTAACTGTATAACTACTCGCTTCTGTATCAGAAGTTCCAATAGCAAGTGATAGTGCCGTAGCTGCAAATAACGTGAAAATAATCTTTCTCATCCTCAAGCCCCTTTTTCATTATCTTATTCACCAATAATTCAATCTTTTTTAACAACTGTTTTAATTCTATATAAACAATGATATATAGGCAATAAGCTTTATATTACAGTTGTGTTACAAAGATGATAGTCCTGAAAAAAAGATAAAATATGTTTTATAAGAAAAATAATGATTTTTTTTCAATAGTTTATGGTCTTTGTATAAACTATATCGGTAGTTTTGGTCAAATGTTAATAGCTATTTGCAAATAGCTAGTCAATGCACAATCGTATTGGCTTTTATGGTTATTGCAATATTTAATTTTTTCTGACATTATTGAGTCATATGAAAATAGTTCCATGAAGAGGAGGAGTCGAACATGTACGCAACAATTGGGAAAATTTTTGATCAGACAGTAAGCATGTATCCAAATAAAGAAGCACTAGTTGATATGAGAAGAGATAAGAGGTGGACTTATTCCGAATGGAGTGATGATGTTTACCGGTTAGCCAATGCGTTTGTCGCTGCAGGTATTAGCAAAGGAGATCGTGTTTCGAGCTTTTTGTTTAATAATAGTGAACTGCCTACTGCTTTGTTTGCATGTGCAAAAATCGGAGCTATTTTCAATCCAATCAATTTTCGCTTAAAACCAGAAGAGTTGGCCTATATTCTAGATGATGCGACTCCTGAGATTGTGCTCTTTGAAGAAGCATTACGAGAGACTGTCGAAAAGGTAGCACCCCAATTTCCGAGTATTCAATTTTGGTTTATAGATGATGAAGTGCCAGAATATGCTGTGAGCTATCAGGATCAAATCAAGTGCGCACCGACGTCAGACCCACTTGTTCATGTAGATGAAATGGATATTTATGCCATCATGTATACGAGTGGAACGACAGGACGACCAAAAGGAGTTATTCATCTCCATCGCAACATGGCTGAACAGAGTATGACGTGCATCGCAATGCTCAACTACACGAAAAACGATGTAGGGCTTGTGATTGCACCGATGTTTCATTGTGCAGAATTGCATTGCAACATCATTCCACGTGTCCAAGCTGGAGCTTCAAGCATCATCATGCACCAGTTCGATCCTCAAGTAGCGGTAGATACCGTTGAAAACGAGAAAGTTTCAGTTATGTTCGGCGTGCCTACAATGTGGAGTATGATGACCACGATAAATGATGCCAATGAAAAAGTTAAAACGTTAAAACGCGGCTTGTATGGTGCAGCACCAATGGCACCTGTACTGGTTAAACGAGTAAAAGAGATATTGGGTATCGAGTTGATTCAAGCATATGGTCAAACAGAGATGGGTCCAGCCATTACGTTTCTTAGTGAAGACGAACAATTGATAAAAGCAGGATCTGCTGGAAAACCTGCCTTTAATCATGAAATTCGAATTGTCCGACCTCAAGATAGCGGTCCTGCAGAACCAGATGATCAAGTAGGTCCCTTTGAAGTAGGAGAAATCATTGTTCAAGGACCAAGTATGATGGCTGGTTATTTTCATAGGCCACAAGCAACAGCACGTGTAATGTACAAAGGATGGTATCATACGAGTGACTTAGGTTATATGGATGAAGATGGTTATTTATATGTATCTGATCGAGTGGATGACATGATCATTAGTGGTGGCGAAAATATTTATCCACGTGAAGTAGAAGATGCTCTTCATGAACACGAACTCATTCAAGACGTTGCTGTTTTAGGAATTCCCGATGAAAAATGGGGTGAGTCAGTGATGGCGTTCATTGTTGTAAAAGACGTATTGCTAACTGAAAAGCATTTAGAAGAGTACTGTCTCAACCATGAAAACCTTGCCCGTTTTAAACGGCCTAGAAAATATTGTTTTGTTGATGAGTTACCACGCAATGCGAGTGGAAAGATTCAAAAGTTCTTATTGCGCGAGCTTTATACTGAGCAAAATGAGTAAGATATAACTGAGAAATAAAGAGACTTACAAGTCAAAAAGGAGAATGCTACCGTGGAGATGAAACCGCTAGAAGATACGATTATAGGTGTATTGGGAATTGAGTTAGGTGAAATTACTCCAGAAAAAGTCATAGCTACAATGCCTGTACACGGTGCTACTCATCAATTGTTCGGACAACTTCACGGAGGAGCATCAGTGGTTTTGGCTGAAACTGTAGCAAGTGTTGGTACATGGCATTTAATCGATCAAGAAAACGAGCTCGCAGTAGGGTTAGAAATCAATGCCAATCACATGCGAGGTAAACAAGATGGCATCGTAACAGCTATTGGCACACCACTTCACAAAGGACGAACAACGATGGTGTGGGATATTAAAATCGTTGATGAGGCTGAAAAACTTATCTGCGTGTCGAGATGTACAGTAGCCATCGTCAAAAAGAAAAAGTAACAACTCCGAGCAAACTTAACCCCTTACTCTATTGTTCGAGTGAGGGGTTTTACTGTATTGATTATGGGATTTTCGTCAAAAGACATGTTAGTATAGGCATAACAAAATGCAAAGAGAGAGTGGTTACTATGTTCAATTCTTTAACAGAATTAATGGATAAAAAAGGTTTGAAAGACAAGCGTTCAGTCTCTTGGAATCAGATTTGTCAGGAAGAACGTCTATCAGAGAAGTTTATTAAAGAAAATCTGGATCAAGTAAATTGGAAATTAATCTCGGGTTATCAAGAATTATCAGAAGGCTTTATCCAAAAGTATATAAATCGATTGTTCTGGGATGACATTATTAAAACACAGGAACTTTCTGAAGATTTTATTGAAAGATATGCAGATAAAAAGAAATGGCATCCAATTGATGCATATGAACTGAGTAAAAAGCAACAAAAAATATTCGAAAAAGAAGGCACACCATTTGATGCGGCAGATTATTGGAAGTTTGTTTCAACAAGGCAAAACTTAGCGAATGCTAAAGGGTTATCCCCTGCATTTATCGAAAAACACCAAGACCAATTAGGCTGGACAGAACTTAGTCGCTATCAGTATTTGCCAATGCCGTTAATTCATCGTCATGCACGCCAAGTTGATTGGCTTCTCGTCACACGTCATCAAGTATTATCCGAGCGTTTTATCGAAAAGTACAGCAACGACGTCGAGTGGGAAAAAATTACGTTTTATCAATCTTTATCTGAACGTTTTATCAACCGTCATCAAGCAAAAATGAGTTGTATTTCAGCGGAAGAAAAACGGTCGGAGGCTTTTCTTTATACTCATTTTGATAAGTTGGATGCAGCCTCGGTTTTAGCACATCAAAAATTGCTTGAAGTGAAAAAATACAAACCTTTTGATGTCTACGTAGTAACAAAAGATGCTGGGAAAAAATACATTCTAAACTTTCATGAAGATGCGCTAGGTTTGGAGAAAACGCGCAAAGTAAATGGAGAAGAGCTGCATGAGTATTTGGAAGAAAATCATTTACTTGCAACAATTGAAGAAGATTTTCCAGAATTAATAGTCGTTAAAGATTTTTCAGAAGAAACAGAGTATACTAAATAAAAAATTGAAAGTTGGGATTACCTTCATGGCTTTTACAGACTTATCGATTGCGAGCGAAGCGACAATCTTGCCGATTCTAGAAATTGCAGAGAAAGCAGGTATTTCA includes these proteins:
- a CDS encoding hotdog fold thioesterase, with translation MEMKPLEDTIIGVLGIELGEITPEKVIATMPVHGATHQLFGQLHGGASVVLAETVASVGTWHLIDQENELAVGLEINANHMRGKQDGIVTAIGTPLHKGRTTMVWDIKIVDEAEKLICVSRCTVAIVKKKK
- a CDS encoding nitroreductase family protein; the protein is MNLIDKNIIERRSIKKFKVDAVRTEEIIELLNIAKWAPNHKVNEPWRFLLYTEAGKEKFVQAFLHAMKTSDGEIPTKVLNKADYFRSIPLHLVVVMPEDPRQRRWDEDYGAISSMLQNFQLAAWERGIGMIWRSNDWISNPVFREAIGVKPGEKIVATMMIGYPAHIPEKKERTDIRKKLTIINE
- a CDS encoding catalase: MSTNKTGLTTSWGSPVGDNQNSQTAGQRGPVLLQDVHLLEKLAHFNRERIPERVVHAKGGGAHGYFEVTQDVSKYTKAAFLSEVGKKTDMFARFSTVAGELGSADTLRDPRGFSLKFYTEEGNYDLVGNNTPIFFIQDALKFPDFIHTQKRDPRTHLKNPNAVWDFWSLSPESLHQVTYLMGDRGIPATWRHMHGFGSHTFKWTNAEGESVWVKYHMLTDQGIKNITQEVADKIAGENPDYHTEDLFNSIEEGDFPSWTMYVQIMPLEDANTYRFDPFDVTKTWSHKDYPLMEVGRMMLNRNPENYFAEVEQATFSPGTLVPGIDVSPDKMLQGRLFAYHDAHRYRVGANHQMLPINAAKNQVNNYQRDGQMNFGNNGGGSVYYEPNSYGGPTETTAAKPAPLEVTGVTDSVPHFKEDHYTQPGDLYRLQSAEEQERLVATFVGGLSGVDKEEIKLLQISHLYKADPEFGTRVAEGLGLSVPDLTETK
- a CDS encoding LysM peptidoglycan-binding domain-containing protein, with the protein product MRKIIFTLFAATALSLAIGTSDTEASSYTVKPGDTLWEIASSNKVSVDQLLTWNKLASNSIYPNQTIKVAATSATVAVPQKTTTAKAPISSTSTNTYTVKAGDTLSKIARVHNTSVSSVQQLNRLSGTNIYPGQKLVVNGKPQVSAPATTPVASTTTTYRVVGGDTLSKIAKKHNTTVTKLMSANNLKTTTIRVGQVLKVDVKSLSETVITVSNPIVSVPSTSGNLTLLVDVAKSVLGTPYVWGGAAPGGFDCSGYIYYVYNKVGINVPRTNTTGFDAISSPVSSPQIGDLVFFKNTYRAGISHMGIFIGNNSFIHAGGDRVQITSLNDSYWSKHFDGYQRLNAMR
- a CDS encoding fatty acid--CoA ligase, translated to MYATIGKIFDQTVSMYPNKEALVDMRRDKRWTYSEWSDDVYRLANAFVAAGISKGDRVSSFLFNNSELPTALFACAKIGAIFNPINFRLKPEELAYILDDATPEIVLFEEALRETVEKVAPQFPSIQFWFIDDEVPEYAVSYQDQIKCAPTSDPLVHVDEMDIYAIMYTSGTTGRPKGVIHLHRNMAEQSMTCIAMLNYTKNDVGLVIAPMFHCAELHCNIIPRVQAGASSIIMHQFDPQVAVDTVENEKVSVMFGVPTMWSMMTTINDANEKVKTLKRGLYGAAPMAPVLVKRVKEILGIELIQAYGQTEMGPAITFLSEDEQLIKAGSAGKPAFNHEIRIVRPQDSGPAEPDDQVGPFEVGEIIVQGPSMMAGYFHRPQATARVMYKGWYHTSDLGYMDEDGYLYVSDRVDDMIISGGENIYPREVEDALHEHELIQDVAVLGIPDEKWGESVMAFIVVKDVLLTEKHLEEYCLNHENLARFKRPRKYCFVDELPRNASGKIQKFLLRELYTEQNE
- a CDS encoding protoporphyrinogen oxidase translates to MKKIVVIGGGITGLSTMYYLQKLSDQENLGLELVLIERSQQLGGKIKTVKDEEFIMEVGADSIVARHASVMPFIQDLGLENRMVYNGTGISYLYANNVLHAIPKDTVFGIPMSKESLVSSTLVSEEGKQAALQDLTSNNENYTRDSSIGEFLEAFLGKELVEKQIAPVLSGVYSGNLHELTLSSTLPYLVDYKNKYGSIIKGFEANKEFFQGAANKKFISFDGGMEVLIDQLENKLDRARIIKGVEAKSVNKQQDSYRIELEGREVLEADYVIMATPHQVAQELLNLPELDTEFNQFLTSSLISVYLGYDIPDEQLPEDGTGFIVSQQSDLLCNACTWTSRKWKHTSKKQKLLVRLFYKSSHPFYGQLKDLSQQELVKIARADVCKSLGIEEAPLTVEVTDWKNLMPNYHMGHKNAITELELKMDESLSRVKLAGSSYFGVGIGACIQNGADLARIIVNNLAERNEE
- a CDS encoding DUF948 domain-containing protein; translated protein: MDTSTWLYIALGIIILGLIIAIVGVVLLIVGMKEPMKEIKGSANNLKDRMGKLQLETTSLSHHANELKEDIQMKSEKITLFVDAAKGTKNSVVDLNASVHAITKNIASRVDHDRENVAQVNEWSNGAVKLLQMVENRTRTEKNNSTYSSTPLSEDKQW
- the coaW gene encoding type II pantothenate kinase, producing MDVGIDAGGTLIKVAYTQKGKVHFEKYPIAEIEQVAHWVNKLDDCQVCVTGGKSGVLISLLDRPAQEMMEFEATHLGVQVLLEESGDLEDAYLITNVGTGTSIHCIQDNAQERLGGTGVGGGTLIGLSHLLTGVTHYDEIIALASQGSRDRIDLKVKHIYEGKEPPIPGELTASNFGQNFLAISDELTTEELLATVIGLVGETVSTVSVQAARQCRSSTIVYIGSSFIDNPLLKEVVTSYTILRGSVPVFPKNGEYSGAVGAMSAITKKTK